In Pseudophryne corroboree isolate aPseCor3 chromosome 2, aPseCor3.hap2, whole genome shotgun sequence, the sequence gtatgggataattaatacgccttttcttcgaagaagaatcatcatctcggccattacctttgtaaagatccgaggtgccgtggacaatccgaggggtaaattggaacgtggagatacgcatccttgatgtccaaggataccataaagtccccctcttccaggttcgctatcactgctctgagtgactccattttgaacttgaacttctttatgtacaggttcaaggacttcagatttagaataggccttaccgagccatccggcttcggtaccacaaaaagagtggaataataccccttcccttgttgcagaagaggtaccttgactatcacctgctgagagtacagcttgtgaatggcttccaacaccgtctccctttcggagggggacgttggtaaagcagacttcaggaaacggcgaggtggatctgtctctaattccaacctgtatccctgagatattatctgcaggatccagggatctacttgcgagtgagcccactgcgcgctgtaatttttgagacgaccccccacggtccccgagtccgcttgagaagccccagcgtcatgctgaggcttttgtagaagccggggagggcttctgatcctgggaaggagctgcgtgttgctgtctcttccctcgacctttgcctcgtggcagatatgaatagccctttgctctcttatttttaaaggaacgaaagggctgcggttgaaaagtcggtgcctttttctgttggggagtgacttgaggtagaaaggtggatttcccggctgtagccgtggccaccaaatctgatagaccgactccaaataactcctcccctttatacggcaaaacttccatatgccgttttgaatccgcatcgcctgtccactgtcgcgtccataaagctcttctggccgaaatggacatagcacttacccgtgatgccagtgtgcatatatccctctgtgcatcacgcatataaagaaatgcatcctttatttgttctaacgacagtaaaatattgtccctgtccagggtatcaatattttcaatcagggattctgaccaaactacccccgcactgcccatccaggcagtcgctacagctggtcgtagtataacacctgcatgtgtgtatatacttttttggatattttccatcctcctatctgatggatctttaagtgcggccgtctcaggagagggtaacgccacttgtttagataagcgtgttagcgccttgtccaccctaggaggtgtttcccagcgctccctaacctctggcgggaaagggtataatgccaataatttctttgaaattatcagctttttatcaggggcaacccacgcttcattacacacgtcatttagttcttctgattcaggaaaaactataggtagttttttcataccccacataataccctgtttagtggtacctgtagtatcagctaaatgtaacgcctccttcattgccaaaatcatataacgtgtggccctactggaaaatacggttgattcgtcaccgtcaccactggagtcatcgcctgtgtctgggtctgtgtcgaccgactgaggcaaagggcgtttcacagcccctgacggtgtttgagtcgcctggacaggcactaattgattgtccggccgtctcatgtcgtcaaacgactgctttagcgtgttgacactatcccgtagttccataaataaaggcatccattctggtgtcgactccctagggggtgacatcctcatatttggcaattgctccgcctccacaccaatatcgtcctcatacatgtcgacacacacgtaccgacacacagcagacacacagggaatgctcctaacgaagacaggacccactagccctttggggagacagagggagagtttgccagcacacaccaaaagcgctatatatatatatcagggatagccttataataagtgctcccttatagctgctttgttatatcaaaatatcgccataaatgtgcccccccctctctgttttaccctgttcctgtagtgcagtgcaggggagagacttgggagccgtcctgaccagcggagctgtgagaggaaatggcgccgtgtgccgaggagataggccccgccccttttccggcgggctcgtctcccgctatttagaaaaattaggcaggggttaaatatctccatatagcctctagggctatatgtgaggtatttttagcctttataggtactcatttgcctcccagggcgcccccctcccagcgccctgcaccctcagtgactgccgtgtgaagtgtgctgagaggaaaatggcgcacagctgcagtgctgtgcgctacctttagaagactgcaggagtcttcagccgccgattctggacctcttctgatttcagcatctgcaagggggccggcggcgtggctccggtgaccatccaggctgtacctgtgatcgtccctctggagcttgatgtccagtagccaagaaaccaatccatcctgcacgcaggtgagttgactccttctcccctcagtccctcgctgcagtgatcctgttgccagcaggaatcactgtaaaataaaaaacctagctaaactttctctaagcagctctttaggagagccacctagattgcacccttctcggccgggcacaaaaatctaactggagtctggaggagggtcatagggggaggagccagtgcacaccacctgatcggaaaaagctttactttttgtgccctgtctcctgcggagccgctattccccatggtcctttcaggaaccccagcatccactaggacgatagagaaaatacgtttgtttcttcaccgtctacactgaaatcagtgtccgtgtctgggtctgtgtcgaccgactgaggtaaatgggcattttacagcccctgacggtgtttgagacgcctggacagatactaatttgttcgccggccctctcatgtcgtcaaccggcttgcagcgtgttgacattgtcacgtaatttccataaataagccatccattccggtgtcgactccctagagagtgacatcaccatacaggcaatttgctccgcctcctcaccaatattttcctcatacatgtcgacatacacgtaccgacatacagcacacacatagggaatgctctgatagaggacaggacccactagccctttggggagacagagggagagtttgccagcacacaccaaaacgctataattatccagggacaacctttatataagtgttcctcccttatagcattttaatatatatacatatcgccaaatcagtgccccccctctctgttttaaccctgtttctgtagtgcagtgcaggggagagcatgggagccttcccaccagcctttgtgaaggaaaatggcgctgtgtgctgaggagaataggccccgcccccttttcggcaggcttcttctccggagttttagatatctggcaggggttaaatacatccatatagcctcaagggctatatgtgatgtatttttcgccatacaggtattatacattgctgcccagggcgcccccctccagcgccctgcaccctccgtgaccgctgtgtgaagtgtgctgacaacaatggcgcacagctgcagtgctgtgcgctacctgatgaagactgagagagtcttctgccgcctggttccggacctcttcatcttcagcgtctgcaaggggggtcggcggcgcggctccgggacgaaccccagggcgagccctgtgttccgactccctctggagctatgtccagtagcctaagaatccaatccatcctgcacgcaggtgagttgaaaatctctcccctaagtccctcgatgcagtgagcctgttgccagcaggactcactgaaaataaagaacctaaaaactttttctaagtaactctttaagagagccacctagattgcacccttctcggccgggcacaaaaacctaaccgaggcttggaggagggtcatagggggaggagccagtacacaccatgtgatcctaaaagcttgcttttgtgccctgtctcctgcggagccgctattccccatggtcctgacggagtccccagcatccactaggacgttagagaaataagagtgCTGTCGACTTTTTACCCGTCAACCTTGTGATCCATATTCATGCACTTCCATGCCATACTTAATGTATGGCATGGAAGTGCATGAATATGGATCACAAGGTTGACGGGTAAAAAGACAACAGcactcttattttattttttttgcccatCAAACCATACAGTTACATACTGGCAGCTCTCTTGTTCCCAAAACCTTTAGCACAATCAAAcaggatggtattgggatcccggcgcttaggatgaaggcagtcagaatacagacagcggcatcccgacatgcAGGATCTCACCAGCTTGACAAGTACAGAACCTCTAATCCACAACCCCCCCCTACCCACAACCTGACCCTTAAACCATTCCCCACACAGCCCAATGCTTCTCGTGGTGGCTAAACTTACTCCCCCACaggctaaccctcccctgcagcttACCAGTGTGCAGTACTGGCAGCTCCTTGTTCGGGATCCCGTACTGGCACTGCAatccatgtcgggatcccagcgttagtattccaagcagtgtcggggttccagcgtcagtattccgactgccaggatcctaaATGCTGGAATCCTACCCGGATCCCCTATGAGAGACTTAGGAATTTGATTTCAATAAATGGAGGTTGATGTGCCTACTGACATCTGGGTTATAGAAGTATACAGGTTACAAGAGAGCAGCACTCACCACCACTGTGCGTCCTATGATAGAGTGTGGCCCTGCCAGGGATATCACCTTGTCTGTCAGTTTAAACTCAGCCACTCCACCACTGGCGGTGACATTTCCAAGGTCTCCAACGTGTCTGAGGGAAACATTTCATAAAAGGTTAGAAATTGGTGCAGACACAAGATATCCTAAACCCAGCCGTGCTGTACAGCAAGTATCCACCCAGGAGTGTGCTTCTCCTTTCTCAGCACAAGTTCCCATTGTACATGAGGGATGCTGCAAgtccaggggtaggcaacctggaCTTGCAGGTGGTAGCCATTATGGGCGTAATGAGAGAAAGTACACAGCCAATAAGCTCACTAGAAACTAATGACATCACACGCATGAGTGAGCTCACCAGCCAGTCAAACTCAGAAGCTGCCATCTCATGAGTACTGCCTGCAAGATGGCTGCTTCCATGGTCACACAAGTTCATGGTTTTCAATAAATCCTGTTCTACTTATAATCTGTATTGGAAACACCTATAGCAATGCCCTCCGCTCAAACTATAGAGTTCTTTCGGGCCCAGAGACATAAAGCAGAGGGGCCCAGGTGACACCAAGTATTCTGTGCCCCACGTGCATGCATAAGACACTGGCCAATTACCTGTCAGCATCTCCTGGGGCACCATGGTTCTTGCCGTGAGGGTTGAAGTGTGGACCTGCACTCATACAGCCTGTGGATATAAATGCACACCGTTCTAGTAAGATCTGAAAAAGCTTAGAAGCAAGAATAGGTCAGACAATCCAAGCCAGCTGTACCACTATATCAATGGCTGCTGGGAAAGAACACAGTATGCATTTCTCAACATGGCCCTGTAGCTTGCACAGTGTAGGCAGCAATATTAGCACTGAACTAATATACACAACATAGACCATCCATTCACTAGGACCAGACCGGTCATGAGTACTGGGCAGTgcctgatgtcactggtttcttgcaaagtgataggctgaaTACTGGTaacgcccacaaaatggctgcttccactgTAGGGGGCAGGTCCACTTCAACTCGCCTTTGGTCCATAAATAGCACTAACCACTACATGTACACTACAAACTGTGCTGCAGGGACACCAATACAAATAGCCACCCACACATTCAGGAAAATCATATTAGAAGGTGTGCAGTTGTACTACTTACCATTAGTGTTATCGCCATAAACATGGACATGAAATCCATGTTccccatcagtcagtccagtgatattACCTGTTATAACAACTTCATCGCCTTCCTGAGCCTAGtgagaagaaaaaaataagaatttacttaccgataattctatttctcggagtccgtagtggatgctggggttcctgaaaggaccatggggaatagcggctccgcaggagacagggcacaaaagtaaagctttccgatcaggtggtgtgcactggctcctccccctatgaccctcctccaagccagttaggtactgtgcccggacaagcgtacacaataagggaggaattttgaatcccgggtaagactcataccagccacaccaatcacaccgtacaacttgtgatcaaacccagttaacagtatgataacagaggagcctctgaaagatggcttcctaacaataacccgaattagttaacaataactatgtacaattattgcagataatccgcacttgggatgggcgcccagcatccactacggactccgagaaatagaattatcggtaagtaaattcttattttctctatcgtcctagtggatgctggggttcctgaaaggaccatggggattataccaaagctcccaaacgggcgggagagtgcggatgactctgcagcaccgaatgagagaactccaggtcctccttagccagagtatcaaatttgtaaaattttacaaacgtgttctcccctgaccacgtagctgctcggcaaagttgtaatgccgagacccctcgggcagcagcccaagatgagcccaccttccttgtggagtgggcctttacagatttaggctgtggcaggcctgccacagaatgtgcaagttggattgtgctacagatccaacgagcaatcgtctgcttagacgcaggagcacccatcttgttgggtgcatacaatataaacaacgagtcagattttctgactccagctgtccttgcaatatatatttttaatgctctgacaacgtccagtaacttggagtcctccaagtcacttgtagccgcaggcactacaataggctggttcagatgaaatgctgacaccaccttagggagaaaatgcggacgagtccgcagttctgccctgtccgaatggaaaatcagatatgggcttttgtaagataaagccgccagttctgacactctcctggccgaagccagggctagtaacatggtcactttccatgtgagatattttaaatccaccttttttagtggttcaaaccaatgagattttagaaattccaaaaccacattgagatcccatggtgccactggaggcaccacaggaggctgtatatgcagcactcccttaacaaaagtctggacttcaggaactgaagccaattctttttgaaagaaaatcgacagggccgaaatttgaaccttaatagatcccaatttgagacccatagacaatcctgattgcaggaaatgtaggaatcgacccagttgaaattcctccgtcggagcactccgatcctcgcaccacgcaacatatcttcgccaaatgcggtgatagtgttgcacggttacttccttccttgctttaatcaaagtaggaatgacttcttccggcatgcctttttcctttaggatccggcgttcaaccgccatgccgtcaaacgcagccgcggtaagtcttgaaacagacagggaccctgctgaagcaagtccctccttagaggtagaggccacggatcttccgtgatcatctcttgaagttccgggtaccaagtccttcttggccaatccggaaccactagtatcgttcttacgcctctttgccgtataattctcaatacttttggtatgagaggcagaggaggaaacacatacaccgactggtacacccaaggcgttaccagcgcgtccacagctattgcctgcggatctcttgacctggcgcaatacctgtccagttttttgttgaggcgagacgccatcatgtccaccattggtctttcccaacgggttaccagcatgtggaagacttccggatgaagtccccactctcccgggtgaaggtcgtgtctgctgaggaagtctgcttcccagttgtccactcccgggatgaacactgctgacagtgctatcagatgattctctgcccagcgaagaatccttgcagcttctgccattgcactcctgcttcttgtgccgccctgtctgttcacacgggcgactgccgtgatgttgtccgactggatcaacaccggttttccttgaagcagaggttctgcctggcttagagcattgtagattgctcttagttccagaatgtttatgtgaagagacgtttccaggctcgtccacactccctggaagtttcttccttgtgtgactgctccccagcctctcaggctggcgtccgtggtcaccaggatccaatcctgtatgccgaatctgcggccctccaatagatgagcactctgcaaccaccacagaagagatacccttgtccttggagacagggttatccgctggtgcatctgaagatgcgagcctgaccatttgtctaacagatccctctgtaaaattcgtgcatggaatctgccgaatggaattgcttcgtaagaagccaccatttttcccaggactcttgtgcattgatgtacagacacctttcctggttttaggaggttcctgacaagctcggacaactccttggctttttcctccgggagaaaaacctttttctgaaccgtgtccagaatcatccctaggaacagcagacgagttgtcggcattaactgggattttggaatattcagaatccagccgtgctgttttagcacttcttgagacagtgctaatcccctctagctgttctctggaccttgcccttattaggagatcgtccaagtatgggataattaatacgccttttcttcgaagaagaatcatcatctcggccattacctttgtaaagacccgaggtgccgtggacaatccgaacggcagcgtctgaaactgatagtgacagttttgtacaacgaacctgaggtacccctggtgtgaggggtaaattggaacgtggaggtacgcatccttgatgtccaaggacaccataaagtccccttcttccaggttcgctatcactgctctgagtgactccattttgaacttgaacttctttatgtacaggttcaaggacttcagatttagaataggtcttactgagccgtccggcttcggtaccacaaatagagtggaataatacccctttccctgttgtagaagaggtaccttgactatcacctgctgagagtacagcttgtgaatggcttccaaaaccgtctccctttcggagggggacgttggtaaagcagacttcaggaaacggcgaggcggatctgtctctagttccaacctgtacccctgagatattatctgcaggatccagggatctacctgcgagtgagcccactgcgcgctgaaatgcttgagacgaccgcccaccgcccccgagtccgcttgagaagccccagcgtcatgctgaggcttttgtagaagcgggggagggcttctgttcctgggaaggagctgcctgttggtgtctcttcccccttcctctgcctcgtggcagatatgaatatccctttgctctcttgtttttaaaggaacgaaagggctgcggttgaaaagtcggtgtctttttctgttggggagtagcttgaggtaaaaaggtggatttcccggctgtagccgtggccaccaaatctgatagaccgactccaaataactcctcccctttatacggcaaaacttccatatgccgttttgagtccgcatcgcctgaccactgtcgcgtccataaacttcttctggccgaaatggacatagcacttacccgtgatgccagtgtgcagatatccctctgtgcatcacgcatataaagaaatgcatcctttatttgctctaaagacagtaaaacattgtccctatccagggtatcaatattttcaatcagggactctgaccaaactactccagcactgcacatccaggctgacgctatagctggtcgtagtataacacctgtatgtgtgtatatacttttttggatattttccatcctcctatctgttggatctttaagtgcggccgtctcaggagagggtaacgccacttgtttagataagcgtgtgagcgccttatccaccctaggaggtgtttcccagcgcgccctaacctctgacgggaaagggtataaagctaataacttctttgaaattagcatctttttatcgggggcaacccacgcttcatcacatacatcatttagttcttctgattcaggaaaaactataggtagttttttcacaccccacataataccctgtttagtggtaccagtagtatcagctaaatgtaacgcctccttcattgccaaaatcatataacgtgtggccctactggaaaatacggttgattcgtcaccgtcgccactggaatcagtgcctgtgtctgggtctgtgtcgac encodes:
- the SOD1 gene encoding superoxide dismutase [Cu-Zn] — encoded protein: MVKAVCVLQGSGETKGVVHFEQAQEGDEVVITGNITGLTDGEHGFHVHVYGDNTNGCMSAGPHFNPHGKNHGAPGDADRHVGDLGNVTASGGVAEFKLTDKVISLAGPHSIIGRTVVVHEKQDDLGKGGNSESLVTGNAGGRLACGVVGFCQ